A genomic region of Leptolyngbya sp. NIES-2104 contains the following coding sequences:
- a CDS encoding STAS domain-containing protein: MERKTILMEQKIVNTPDGSPIVVFSPTGRLDITTAWQFRTRLQDCIAKQSHHVVVNLSQVNFIDSSGLTSLVAGMRDADKARGSFKLCNVHPEAKLVFEVTMMDSVFEIFESEEEALAGGQSKAPIPHSLAS, from the coding sequence ATGGAGCGAAAGACGATTCTCATGGAGCAAAAAATTGTTAATACCCCGGATGGAAGCCCGATCGTGGTATTTAGTCCAACTGGGCGGTTAGATATTACGACTGCATGGCAGTTCCGCACTCGGTTACAGGACTGCATCGCGAAACAAAGTCATCATGTCGTGGTGAATCTGAGTCAGGTGAATTTTATCGATAGTTCGGGTCTGACCTCACTGGTGGCAGGAATGCGGGATGCGGACAAGGCGCGTGGAAGCTTTAAGCTCTGCAATGTCCACCCGGAGGCGAAATTGGTCTTTGAAGTGACGATGATGGATTCGGTGTTTGAAATTTTTGAGAGTGAAGAAGAAGCGTTAGCAGGCGGACAGTCGAAAGCACCGATACCTCACAGTTTAGCGAGTTAG